The following proteins come from a genomic window of Streptomyces sp. Sge12:
- a CDS encoding DUF485 domain-containing protein, producing MDKHEGRDTGTIRLDDPWYDALAVGWGEGEETSQPAPAPGGGRPAPGASDIYLEVQRSPAFQEVRSRYRRFVVPATTGFFLWYVAYVVAATAAPGLMARPVVGAVNVAMLAGLGQFLSTFLLTWAYARHARLRRDRAALDLRWTVFEQERGQERNRARRAGR from the coding sequence GTGGACAAGCACGAAGGTCGTGATACCGGAACGATCCGGTTGGACGACCCCTGGTACGACGCGCTGGCCGTCGGGTGGGGCGAGGGTGAGGAAACGTCCCAGCCGGCCCCGGCCCCCGGCGGCGGACGCCCCGCGCCCGGCGCATCCGACATCTACCTCGAAGTGCAGCGCAGCCCGGCCTTCCAGGAGGTCCGCAGCCGCTACCGTCGGTTCGTCGTCCCCGCCACCACCGGGTTCTTCCTCTGGTACGTCGCCTACGTGGTCGCCGCCACCGCGGCGCCCGGCCTGATGGCCCGGCCCGTCGTCGGCGCGGTCAACGTGGCCATGCTGGCGGGCCTCGGCCAGTTCCTCAGCACCTTCCTGCTGACCTGGGCGTACGCCCGGCACGCGCGGCTGCGCCGGGACCGGGCCGCGCTCGACCTGCGCTGGACCGTCTTCGAGCAGGAGCGCGGCCAGGAGCGGAACCGGGCGAGGAGGGCGGGCCGGTGA
- a CDS encoding NUDIX hydrolase: MSPYDPSAYPPFAVTVDLVVLTVRRHALCALVVRRGEQPFQGRWALPGGFVRGDEDLAGAAARELSEETGLCAHDPALPGAGNGAHLEQLATYGDPKRDPRMRVVSVAHLVLAPDLPAPRAGGDANSARWAPVDEVLADTGEDTTGLAFDHARILADGVERARSKIEYSSLATAFCPPEFTVGELRRVYEAVWGVSLDPRNFHRKVTGTPGFLVPAGGTTTRQGGRPAQLFRAGGATLLNPPMLRPEV, encoded by the coding sequence ATGTCGCCCTACGACCCGTCGGCCTATCCGCCCTTCGCCGTCACCGTCGACCTGGTCGTGCTCACCGTGCGCCGCCACGCGCTCTGCGCGCTGGTCGTCCGAAGAGGTGAGCAGCCGTTCCAGGGGCGCTGGGCGCTGCCCGGAGGATTCGTCCGCGGGGACGAGGACCTGGCGGGGGCCGCCGCCAGGGAGCTCTCCGAGGAGACCGGCCTGTGCGCGCACGACCCGGCGCTGCCCGGCGCGGGCAACGGCGCCCACCTCGAACAGCTGGCCACCTACGGCGATCCGAAGCGGGATCCGCGGATGCGTGTCGTCAGCGTGGCGCACCTGGTGCTGGCTCCGGACCTGCCTGCGCCCCGGGCCGGCGGCGACGCCAACAGCGCGCGCTGGGCCCCGGTCGACGAGGTGCTGGCCGATACGGGCGAGGACACCACGGGACTCGCCTTCGACCACGCCCGGATCCTCGCCGACGGTGTCGAGCGGGCCCGTTCGAAGATCGAGTACTCCTCGCTGGCCACCGCCTTCTGCCCTCCGGAGTTCACCGTCGGCGAGCTGCGCCGGGTGTACGAGGCGGTGTGGGGAGTCTCCCTCGACCCGCGCAACTTCCACCGCAAGGTCACCGGAACCCCCGGATTCCTGGTGCCGGCCGGAGGGACGACGACACGTCAGGGCGGGCGTCCGGCCCAGCTGTTCCGCGCGGGCGGGGCCACTCTGCTCAACCCGCCGATGCTGCGTCCGGAGGTCTGA
- a CDS encoding DUF7455 domain-containing protein: MTTVLTPATPLTAADRCDRCGAQAYLRVVLLSGGELLFCAHHGRKFEPELKKIAAEIQDETERLTSAPAANAEPEDR; encoded by the coding sequence GTGACTACTGTTCTGACACCCGCGACCCCGCTGACGGCCGCTGACCGATGCGACCGTTGCGGCGCCCAGGCATATCTGCGCGTCGTCCTGCTGAGCGGCGGTGAACTGCTCTTCTGCGCCCACCACGGGCGCAAGTTCGAGCCGGAACTCAAGAAGATCGCCGCGGAAATACAGGATGAGACCGAGCGGCTCACGTCCGCTCCGGCTGCCAATGCCGAACCCGAGGACCGCTGA
- a CDS encoding serine protease, translating to MRRPFARALAGALTLAAGAAAAPFAQVPQAAADSVVIGGKPVKVADSPWVVALASRDRFGGTRGGQFCGGVVVAPTRVVTAAHCLGAQVLGGPVESVADFRVIAGRTELRAADGREIAVRGARVNPAYDPVSNAGDLAVLELAEPVPAHHVLPMAETGHGAYAAGTGAAVYGWGDTSGFGDYAYALRAAAVTVLADEVCARAYPGDADGQYRAESMVCAGDSGGGKDACQGDSGGPLVAQGRLIGLVSWGRGCGRADSPGVYTRIAPLVDFVLAPETGSQPGEVREVRWGSHRASGADAGPVRGHRAP from the coding sequence ATGCGTCGTCCCTTTGCCCGTGCTCTGGCGGGAGCGCTGACCCTGGCGGCGGGAGCGGCAGCGGCGCCGTTCGCCCAGGTGCCGCAGGCGGCCGCGGACAGTGTGGTGATCGGCGGGAAGCCGGTGAAGGTCGCCGACAGCCCCTGGGTCGTCGCCCTCGCCAGCCGTGACCGGTTCGGGGGTACGCGGGGCGGGCAGTTCTGCGGAGGCGTCGTGGTGGCCCCGACGAGGGTGGTCACCGCCGCGCACTGCCTGGGCGCCCAGGTACTGGGCGGCCCCGTCGAGTCCGTGGCCGACTTCCGGGTGATCGCCGGCCGTACGGAGCTCCGGGCGGCCGACGGCCGGGAGATCGCGGTGCGCGGGGCGCGGGTGAACCCGGCCTACGACCCCGTGAGCAACGCCGGGGACCTCGCCGTTCTGGAGCTGGCCGAGCCCGTGCCGGCACACCACGTGCTTCCCATGGCGGAGACCGGACACGGCGCCTATGCGGCTGGGACCGGGGCGGCCGTCTACGGCTGGGGCGACACGAGCGGCTTCGGTGACTACGCGTACGCGCTGCGGGCCGCCGCGGTGACCGTCCTCGCGGACGAGGTCTGCGCGCGCGCCTACCCCGGGGACGCGGACGGGCAGTACCGCGCGGAGTCCATGGTGTGCGCCGGCGACAGCGGCGGCGGCAAGGACGCCTGCCAGGGCGACAGCGGCGGGCCGCTGGTCGCCCAGGGGCGGCTCATCGGCCTGGTCTCGTGGGGGCGGGGCTGCGGCCGCGCGGACAGCCCGGGGGTCTACACGCGGATCGCTCCGTTGGTCGACTTCGTGCTGGCCCCGGAGACGGGCTCGCAGCCGGGGGAGGTACGGGAAGTCCGGTGGGGGTCCCACAGGGCCTCCGGGGCGGACGCAGGGCCCGTACGGGGGCATCGCGCGCCCTAG
- a CDS encoding FadR/GntR family transcriptional regulator, which translates to MMTAARHAADSGLAGPGDLDRYPYAETPGSDRVGVPHWDGADVELSRVGRRAAGSRGRGLHGQLVQQLGQMIVSGDLGADRPLVPEEIGQRFEVSRTVVRESLRVLEAKGLVSARPNVGTRVRPVADWNLLDPDIIEWRAFGPQRDDQRRELGELRWTIEPLAARLAAGHGRPDIQQRLADMVEIMGHALGQGDAITFARADNEFHALLIQVAGNRMLEHLSGIVSAALQVSGSPITACDRPSEAGVAHHARMVEALAAGDATGAENAMRQLLTVHPEVERVVPAPREH; encoded by the coding sequence ATGATGACCGCCGCCCGCCATGCTGCCGATTCCGGCCTCGCCGGCCCGGGCGATCTCGACCGCTACCCCTACGCGGAGACCCCCGGGTCCGACCGCGTCGGCGTACCCCACTGGGACGGTGCCGACGTCGAGTTGAGCCGCGTCGGCCGCCGCGCGGCAGGCAGCCGCGGACGCGGACTGCACGGCCAACTCGTCCAGCAGCTCGGCCAGATGATCGTTTCCGGTGACCTCGGCGCGGACCGCCCGCTGGTCCCCGAGGAGATCGGCCAGCGCTTCGAGGTCTCCCGTACGGTCGTCCGCGAATCCCTGCGGGTCCTGGAGGCCAAGGGCCTCGTCAGCGCCCGCCCCAACGTCGGCACCCGGGTCCGCCCCGTGGCCGACTGGAACCTGCTCGACCCCGACATCATCGAATGGCGCGCCTTCGGCCCCCAGCGCGACGACCAGCGCCGCGAGCTGGGCGAGCTCCGCTGGACCATCGAGCCGCTCGCCGCCCGCCTCGCCGCGGGGCACGGCCGGCCGGACATCCAGCAGCGCCTCGCCGACATGGTCGAGATCATGGGCCACGCCCTCGGCCAGGGGGACGCGATCACCTTCGCGCGCGCCGACAACGAGTTCCACGCGCTCCTGATCCAGGTCGCCGGGAACCGCATGCTGGAGCACCTGTCCGGCATCGTTTCCGCCGCCCTCCAGGTCTCCGGCAGCCCGATCACCGCCTGCGACCGCCCGAGCGAGGCCGGCGTCGCGCACCACGCGCGGATGGTCGAGGCCCTCGCCGCGGGGGACGCGACGGGCGCCGAGAACGCCATGCGGCAGCTCCTGACGGTTCATCCGGAGGTCGAGCGCGTGGTCCCCGCCCCGCGCGAGCACTGA
- a CDS encoding RNA polymerase sigma factor produces the protein MSASTSRTLPPEIADSESVMALIERGKAEGQIAGDDVRRAFEADQIPATQWKNVLRSLNQILEEEGVTLMVSAAESPKRTTRKSVAAKSPAKRTATETVKKTAARTTAAQPAATAAPAAATADPETVDAIAGEPGTEPVAKKAAAKKTAAKKAAPAKKTAAKKTAAKKTAAKKDADEGAEDETPDEGPDAAKAEAEEEEEGGENKGFVISDDEDDAPAQQVVVAGATADPVKDYLKQIGKVPLLNAEQEVELAKRIEAGLFAEDKLANSDKLAPKLKRELEIIAEDGRRAKNHLLEANLRLVVSLAKRYTGRGMLFLDLIQEGNLGLIRAVEKFDYTKGYKFSTYATWWIRQAITRAMADQARTIRIPVHMVEVINKLARVQRQMLQDLGREPTPEELAKELDMTPEKVIEVQKYGREPISLHTPLGEDGDSEFGDLIEDSEAVVPADAVSFTLLQEQLHSVLDTLSEREAGVVSMRFGLTDGQPKTLDEIGKVYGVTRERIRQIESKTMSKLRHPSRSQVLRDYLD, from the coding sequence GTGTCGGCCAGCACATCCCGTACGCTCCCGCCGGAGATCGCCGATTCCGAGTCTGTGATGGCGCTCATCGAGCGGGGCAAGGCCGAGGGGCAGATCGCCGGCGATGACGTGCGTCGGGCCTTCGAGGCTGACCAGATTCCTGCGACCCAGTGGAAGAATGTTCTGCGCAGCCTCAACCAGATCCTCGAGGAAGAGGGTGTGACGCTGATGGTCAGTGCCGCGGAGTCGCCCAAGCGCACCACCCGCAAGAGCGTCGCAGCCAAGAGCCCGGCCAAGCGGACGGCCACCGAGACCGTCAAGAAGACCGCGGCCAGGACGACGGCAGCGCAGCCCGCGGCCACCGCGGCCCCGGCAGCCGCGACGGCGGACCCGGAGACCGTGGACGCGATCGCGGGGGAGCCCGGAACGGAGCCCGTCGCCAAGAAGGCGGCGGCGAAGAAGACGGCGGCGAAGAAGGCAGCACCCGCCAAGAAGACCGCGGCCAAGAAGACGGCGGCGAAGAAGACCGCCGCCAAGAAGGACGCGGACGAGGGCGCCGAGGACGAGACCCCGGACGAGGGTCCCGACGCCGCCAAGGCCGAGGCCGAGGAAGAGGAGGAGGGCGGGGAGAACAAGGGCTTCGTCATCTCCGACGACGAGGACGACGCCCCCGCCCAGCAGGTCGTGGTCGCCGGCGCCACCGCCGACCCGGTCAAGGACTACCTCAAGCAGATCGGCAAGGTCCCCCTCCTCAACGCCGAGCAGGAGGTCGAGCTCGCCAAGCGCATCGAGGCGGGTCTCTTCGCCGAGGACAAGCTCGCGAACTCGGACAAGCTGGCGCCCAAGCTCAAGCGCGAGCTGGAGATCATCGCCGAGGACGGCCGCCGGGCGAAGAACCACCTGCTGGAGGCCAACCTCCGCCTCGTGGTCTCCCTGGCCAAGCGCTACACCGGCCGCGGCATGCTCTTCCTGGACCTGATCCAGGAGGGCAACCTGGGCCTGATCCGTGCGGTCGAGAAGTTCGACTACACCAAGGGCTACAAGTTCTCGACCTATGCCACGTGGTGGATCCGCCAGGCGATCACGCGCGCCATGGCCGACCAGGCCCGCACCATCCGCATCCCGGTGCACATGGTCGAGGTCATCAACAAGCTCGCCCGCGTGCAGCGCCAGATGCTCCAGGACCTGGGCCGCGAGCCCACCCCGGAGGAGCTGGCCAAGGAACTCGACATGACCCCCGAGAAGGTCATCGAGGTCCAGAAGTACGGCCGCGAGCCGATCTCCCTGCACACCCCGCTGGGCGAGGACGGCGACAGCGAGTTCGGTGACCTGATCGAGGACTCCGAGGCGGTCGTCCCGGCCGACGCCGTCAGCTTCACGCTGCTGCAGGAGCAGCTGCACTCGGTGCTCGACACCCTGAGCGAGCGCGAGGCGGGCGTGGTCTCCATGCGCTTCGGCCTCACGGACGGCCAGCCCAAGACCCTCGACGAGATCGGCAAGGTCTACGGGGTCACGCGCGAGCGGATCCGCCAGATCGAGTCGAAGACGATGTCGAAGCTCCGGCACCCGTCCCGCTCCCAGGTGCTGCGCGACTACCTGGACTGA
- a CDS encoding DNA gyrase/topoisomerase IV subunit B: MTADTSVPSSALLSGADRDGSNYTARHLLVLEGLEAVRKRPGMYIGSTDSRGLMHCLWEIIDNSVDEALGGYCDHIEVILHEDASVEVRDNGRGIPVDVEPKTGLSGIEVVMTKLHAGGKFGGGSYAASGGLHGVGASVVNALSARLDVEVDRNSSTHAISFRRGVPGMFTEQGAESPFDPANGLRKVKRVAKGKTGTRVRYWADRQIFLKDARLNLDTLYQRARQTAFLVPGLTLVVRDERGIDGAGKTEETFRFDGGISEFCEYLAQDKAVCDVLRLSGTGTFKETVPVLDDRGHMTPTEVTRELGVDIALRWGTGYETNVKSFVNIIATPKGGTHVSGFERSVAKTVNEVLRSAKLLRVAEDDVVKDDAMEGMTAVVTVRLAEPQFEGQTKEVLGTSAATRIVAAVVAKELKAFLTSTKRDDKQQARAVMEKIVAAARTRIAARQHKEAQRRKTALETSSLPAKLADCRSDDVDRSELFIVEGDSALGTAKLARNSEFQALLPIRGKILNVQKSSISDMLKNAECGAIIQVIGAGSGRTFDIDAARYGKIVLLVDADVDGAHIRCLLLTLFQRYMRPMVEAGRVFAAVPPLHRIELVQPKKGQDKYVYTYSDNELRQTLLEYQRKNIRYKDSIQRYKGLGEMDADQLAETTMDPRFRTLRRINIGDLDSAEQVFDLLMGNEVAPRKEFITSSAATLDRSRIDA, from the coding sequence GTGACCGCCGACACGTCCGTGCCTTCCAGCGCGCTGCTGTCCGGAGCAGACCGGGACGGTTCCAACTACACCGCGCGGCACCTGCTCGTCCTCGAGGGGCTGGAGGCCGTCCGCAAGCGTCCCGGCATGTACATCGGCTCGACCGACAGCCGGGGCCTCATGCACTGCCTGTGGGAGATCATCGACAACTCCGTCGACGAGGCCCTGGGCGGCTACTGCGACCACATCGAGGTGATCCTCCACGAGGACGCCTCCGTCGAGGTCCGGGACAACGGCCGCGGCATCCCCGTGGACGTCGAGCCCAAGACCGGCCTGTCCGGCATCGAGGTCGTCATGACCAAGCTGCACGCCGGCGGCAAGTTCGGCGGTGGCTCCTACGCGGCCTCCGGCGGCCTGCACGGCGTCGGCGCCTCCGTGGTCAACGCCCTCTCCGCCCGCCTCGACGTCGAGGTCGACCGCAACAGCTCGACCCACGCCATCAGCTTCCGCCGCGGCGTGCCGGGAATGTTCACCGAGCAGGGCGCCGAGAGCCCCTTCGATCCCGCGAACGGCCTGCGCAAGGTCAAGCGGGTGGCCAAGGGGAAGACCGGCACCCGGGTCCGCTACTGGGCCGACCGGCAGATCTTCCTCAAGGACGCCCGGCTCAATCTGGACACGCTCTACCAGCGCGCCCGCCAGACCGCCTTCCTCGTCCCCGGCCTGACCCTGGTCGTCCGCGACGAGCGCGGCATCGACGGGGCCGGCAAGACCGAGGAGACCTTCCGCTTCGACGGAGGGATCAGCGAGTTCTGCGAGTACCTCGCCCAGGACAAGGCCGTCTGCGACGTCCTGCGCCTGAGCGGCACGGGCACCTTCAAGGAGACCGTCCCGGTCCTCGACGACCGCGGCCACATGACCCCCACCGAGGTCACCCGCGAGCTCGGCGTGGACATCGCCCTGCGCTGGGGCACGGGGTACGAGACCAACGTCAAGTCCTTCGTGAACATCATCGCCACCCCCAAGGGCGGCACCCACGTCTCCGGCTTCGAGCGCTCGGTCGCCAAGACCGTCAACGAGGTCCTGCGCTCGGCCAAGCTGCTGCGCGTCGCCGAGGACGACGTGGTCAAGGACGACGCGATGGAGGGCATGACGGCCGTCGTCACCGTCCGCCTCGCCGAGCCGCAGTTCGAGGGCCAGACCAAGGAGGTGCTCGGCACCTCCGCGGCCACCCGGATCGTCGCCGCCGTGGTCGCCAAGGAGCTCAAGGCCTTCCTGACCTCCACCAAGCGCGACGACAAGCAGCAGGCCCGCGCCGTGATGGAGAAGATCGTCGCGGCTGCCCGGACCCGGATCGCGGCCCGTCAGCACAAGGAGGCGCAGCGTCGCAAGACCGCGCTGGAGACCTCCTCGCTCCCCGCCAAGCTGGCCGACTGCCGCAGTGACGACGTGGACCGCAGCGAGCTCTTCATCGTCGAGGGCGACTCCGCCCTCGGTACCGCGAAGCTCGCACGGAACTCGGAGTTCCAGGCGCTCCTGCCCATCCGCGGCAAGATCCTCAACGTCCAGAAGTCCTCGATCTCGGACATGCTCAAGAACGCCGAGTGCGGGGCGATCATCCAGGTCATAGGAGCCGGCTCGGGCCGGACCTTCGACATCGACGCCGCGCGGTACGGCAAGATCGTGCTGCTCGTGGACGCCGATGTCGACGGCGCGCACATCCGCTGCCTGCTGCTCACGCTCTTCCAGCGGTACATGCGTCCGATGGTCGAGGCGGGCCGGGTCTTCGCGGCCGTGCCGCCGCTGCACCGGATCGAGCTGGTCCAGCCGAAGAAGGGCCAGGACAAGTACGTCTACACGTACTCGGACAACGAGCTGCGCCAGACCCTGCTGGAGTACCAGCGCAAGAACATCCGGTACAAGGACTCGATCCAGCGCTACAAGGGCCTCGGCGAGATGGACGCGGACCAGCTGGCGGAGACCACCATGGACCCCCGCTTCCGCACCCTGCGCCGGATCAACATCGGCGACCTGGACTCGGCCGAGCAGGTCTTCGACCTCCTCATGGGCAATGAGGTGGCCCCCCGCAAGGAGTTCATCACGAGCTCCGCGGCGACCCTGGACCGATCGCGCATCGACGCCTGA
- a CDS encoding ATP-binding cassette domain-containing protein: protein MLQAIGLTSKTRPDAPPLVDDLTFEARPGHVTALLGQPGSGKTTALRLMLELEPGRGVTYFRGRALHRIPHPGREVGVLLGDVPGNPARTVRNQLRMLCAAAGVPASRADTMLEVVGIGGLRDQRLGSLSVGMERRVALASALLADPCTLLLDEPGAGLSPRERGWLHGLLRGHASLGGAVLFTTDDAKEAARSADRVVSIEAGRLVADQDAADFARTRLRPRVAVRTPHAARLADVLGREARAARRSVEIVAESGSRLSVYGSNCAEVGEAAFRHGVLVHQLADETGDAGAPTAPVPAARTEAGAPPEAGADPTGTTREHPRQLRSGRPASAVRRVGGPLRPLRYELLRVFGTATPVLTAALVVVVSVLTALVLARLGQTPQNRLLAAWPELLPLPPAALGAGLLGALAFGEEYRYPALAADRGTVPRRMGLLTAKLGVCAALALLLGALTVVADAAALALVFDSGPLRTPVEWLSPAASWAGLLIGCAWAGVLASGVFRSATAGLAAVLAVPVMVVPLVRKALEGTSAYPSTGLGPRLRGLTWGQWPPEVDRLLVGALRVMAQPVGTALVLSLMVLLCAYGFTGLRSRVRW, encoded by the coding sequence ATGCTCCAGGCCATCGGACTCACCAGCAAGACCCGCCCCGACGCCCCGCCCCTCGTGGACGACCTCACCTTCGAGGCCCGCCCGGGGCACGTGACCGCCCTGCTCGGTCAGCCGGGATCGGGCAAGACCACCGCCCTGCGGCTCATGCTCGAACTCGAGCCGGGCCGCGGCGTCACCTACTTCCGCGGCCGCGCGCTGCACCGGATCCCGCACCCCGGCCGCGAGGTGGGAGTGCTCCTCGGCGACGTCCCCGGCAACCCCGCCCGGACCGTCCGCAACCAGCTGCGGATGCTCTGCGCCGCCGCCGGGGTACCGGCCTCGCGGGCCGACACCATGCTGGAGGTCGTCGGTATCGGGGGGCTGCGGGACCAGCGGCTCGGCTCCCTCTCGGTCGGGATGGAGCGCCGCGTCGCACTGGCCTCGGCGCTGCTCGCCGATCCGTGCACCCTGCTGCTGGACGAGCCCGGCGCCGGACTCTCTCCCCGCGAGCGGGGCTGGCTGCACGGGTTGCTGCGCGGCCACGCCTCCCTCGGCGGAGCGGTGCTCTTCACCACCGACGATGCAAAGGAGGCCGCCCGCAGCGCCGACCGCGTCGTCAGCATCGAGGCGGGCCGGCTCGTCGCGGACCAGGACGCGGCCGACTTCGCCCGGACCCGGCTGCGGCCACGGGTCGCCGTACGTACCCCGCACGCGGCCCGGCTGGCCGACGTGCTCGGCCGGGAGGCGCGCGCCGCCCGGCGCTCGGTGGAGATCGTCGCGGAGAGCGGCAGCCGCCTGTCGGTGTACGGCAGCAACTGCGCCGAGGTCGGAGAGGCGGCGTTCCGGCACGGAGTGCTGGTCCACCAGCTCGCCGACGAGACGGGCGACGCCGGCGCCCCGACGGCGCCGGTCCCGGCCGCCCGTACCGAGGCCGGGGCTCCGCCGGAGGCCGGCGCCGACCCGACCGGGACCACCCGCGAGCACCCCCGGCAGCTGCGCTCCGGGCGCCCGGCCTCGGCCGTGCGCCGCGTCGGCGGCCCGCTGCGGCCCCTGCGCTACGAGCTGCTCCGGGTCTTCGGGACGGCCACCCCGGTGCTCACCGCCGCCCTCGTGGTCGTCGTCTCGGTGCTCACCGCCCTGGTGCTGGCCCGGCTAGGGCAGACCCCGCAGAACCGGCTGCTCGCCGCCTGGCCCGAGCTGCTGCCCCTGCCACCCGCCGCCCTGGGCGCGGGACTGCTCGGCGCCCTGGCCTTCGGCGAGGAGTACCGCTACCCCGCGCTCGCCGCCGACCGCGGCACGGTGCCCCGCCGGATGGGGCTGCTCACCGCCAAGCTGGGCGTCTGCGCCGCCCTCGCCCTGCTGCTGGGCGCCCTGACCGTGGTTGCCGACGCCGCCGCCCTGGCGCTGGTCTTCGACAGCGGCCCGCTGCGCACCCCGGTGGAGTGGCTCTCCCCGGCCGCGAGTTGGGCCGGGCTGCTCATCGGCTGCGCCTGGGCCGGCGTACTGGCCTCCGGGGTCTTCCGGTCCGCCACTGCCGGACTGGCCGCGGTGCTGGCCGTACCGGTGATGGTGGTTCCGCTGGTGCGCAAGGCGCTGGAGGGCACGTCCGCGTACCCGTCGACCGGACTCGGGCCCCGGTTGCGCGGCCTGACCTGGGGCCAGTGGCCCCCGGAGGTCGACCGCCTGCTGGTGGGCGCGCTGCGGGTGATGGCCCAACCCGTCGGGACCGCGCTCGTGTTGTCGCTGATGGTCCTGTTGTGCGCCTATGGGTTCACCGGACTGCGCAGCCGGGTCCGTTGGTGA
- a CDS encoding solute symporter family protein codes for MTTEHQTLALILFSLFIAVTLGITTWVSRNRHGSAEEFYAGGRLFSPMENGFAIAGDYMSAASFLGISGLIALFGYDGLLYSVGFLVAWLVVLFLVAELVRNCGRFTLADVVAARMSERPVRIAAGTSSVVVSVLYLIAQMVGAGSLVGLLLGSSGPVARTLTVVGVGALMVVYVSFGGMRATTWIQIVKAVLLMGGAITLTVLVLLRFHGNFDQLLTSAADRSGHGRAFLSPGLKYGGDWTARIDFMSLGLALVLGTAGLPHILSRFYTVPTARAARRSVVWAIALIGGFYLMTIVLGFGAAALVGPDEVRASNASGNTAVPLLAAFLGGGAGSTGGAVLFAFVAAIAFATILAVVAGITLASSASVAHDLYASLKRRHARQRSEVAVARVAAVGIGAVAIALGLLAQNLNVAFLVGLAFAVAASANLPVLLYSLFWRGFTTRGAVWSVYGGLIPAVLLVLVSPVVSGSAESLFPGVDFQYFPLQNPGIVSIPLGFLAGWLGTVTSREEPDEAKHAETEVRSLTGAGAV; via the coding sequence GTGACCACCGAGCACCAGACCCTCGCGCTGATCCTGTTCAGCCTCTTCATCGCGGTGACCCTCGGCATCACCACCTGGGTCAGCCGCAACCGGCACGGGTCGGCCGAGGAGTTCTACGCGGGCGGGCGGTTGTTCTCCCCCATGGAGAACGGTTTCGCCATCGCGGGCGACTACATGTCCGCCGCCTCCTTCCTCGGCATCTCCGGTCTGATCGCCCTCTTCGGCTACGACGGGCTGCTCTACTCGGTGGGCTTTCTCGTGGCCTGGCTCGTGGTGCTGTTCCTCGTCGCCGAACTGGTCCGCAACTGCGGTCGCTTCACCCTCGCCGACGTGGTCGCCGCCCGGATGAGCGAGCGCCCGGTCCGGATCGCGGCCGGCACCTCCTCGGTGGTCGTCTCCGTGCTCTACCTCATCGCGCAGATGGTCGGCGCGGGCAGCCTCGTCGGCCTGCTGCTCGGGAGTTCGGGCCCCGTCGCCCGCACCCTCACCGTGGTGGGGGTCGGGGCGCTGATGGTGGTCTACGTGTCCTTCGGCGGGATGCGGGCCACCACCTGGATCCAGATCGTGAAGGCCGTGCTCCTGATGGGCGGGGCCATCACCTTGACCGTGCTCGTGCTGCTGCGTTTCCACGGGAACTTCGACCAGCTGCTCACCAGCGCCGCCGACCGCAGCGGTCACGGACGGGCGTTCCTGAGCCCCGGCCTCAAGTACGGCGGCGACTGGACCGCCCGCATCGACTTCATGAGCCTCGGTCTCGCGCTGGTCCTCGGGACGGCCGGGCTGCCGCACATCCTGTCGCGCTTCTACACCGTGCCCACCGCGCGGGCGGCCCGCCGCTCGGTGGTGTGGGCGATCGCGCTGATCGGCGGCTTCTACCTGATGACCATCGTCCTCGGCTTCGGGGCGGCCGCCCTGGTGGGGCCGGACGAGGTGCGGGCCTCCAACGCCTCCGGGAACACGGCCGTTCCGCTGCTGGCCGCCTTCCTCGGCGGGGGCGCGGGCTCCACCGGCGGCGCGGTGCTGTTCGCCTTCGTCGCCGCCATCGCCTTCGCCACCATCCTGGCCGTGGTCGCCGGCATCACCCTCGCCTCCTCGGCCTCCGTGGCACACGACCTCTACGCCTCCCTCAAGCGCCGGCACGCCAGGCAGCGCAGCGAGGTCGCGGTGGCCAGGGTCGCCGCCGTCGGCATCGGGGCGGTCGCGATCGCCCTGGGGCTGCTCGCCCAGAACCTGAACGTGGCGTTCCTGGTGGGACTGGCCTTCGCGGTGGCGGCCTCCGCCAATCTGCCGGTGCTGCTCTACTCGCTGTTCTGGCGCGGCTTCACGACCCGCGGGGCCGTCTGGTCGGTGTACGGAGGCCTGATCCCGGCGGTGCTGCTCGTGCTGGTCTCGCCGGTGGTGTCGGGCAGTGCGGAGTCCCTCTTCCCCGGAGTGGACTTCCAGTACTTCCCGCTCCAGAATCCGGGGATCGTCTCGATCCCGCTGGGCTTCCTGGCGGGCTGGCTGGGCACGGTCACCTCGCGGGAGGAGCCGGACGAGGCGAAGCACGCGGAGACGGAGGTCCGTTCCCTGACCGGCGCCGGGGCCGTCTGA